From the Musa acuminata AAA Group cultivar baxijiao chromosome BXJ3-1, Cavendish_Baxijiao_AAA, whole genome shotgun sequence genome, the window tctactcaagtcttgctctaatcggattctcccggagaactctttctctctcaatccgaatgaccctgactagggatttatttgagcaagaacacattggaCATTCCTCTTatcacaccgagagtggatgatcctctatcgacactcaatggtcctcgtaaggttgattaccaCTCCCGAAGttcgactgtgctagatctgggacatccaaacctataagtctagtatcaaagagtagagcactcatataggacatcgttggtgtctcaagtctaagtaccAGATACATTGAGACCACGAaattgctgtttgacaataaggcatcatcaacgatCTAGCATtatgtaagcagatcaatcagtgaactcattctcaaatgagcacctgtattgtatccctagtatcctcacatgagcaactatgagactagctgcatccatcatatgaacgggtatacaacacaccagtctgttcggttatcttgatttccctctcgagtaacctatgaccaggattatttaggatctgtgtttaaaggcggatcggtcttattatcatgatctaatcacgatctgattctgattacacagatccaaaatataataagaaaaaaatactaCGTGTCAAgttacacatgtcatcactcacatgattagcttgcagggcacatatgactatcaatctctcacttgacctaaagtcaatcacctatgtctgatccctatcagacccttgtaatgcttaaagacaatctgagacaatgactttgtcagtggatctgcaatgtaatcttcggatagaactctttccactcctacatctcctcgggtcacgatctctctgattaggaggaacctcctcagaacacttctgatgagacctgggttcctttacttgagtaatcgccccattattgttgcaatataaggaaatcagctcctcactacctgacatgactcccagatctattatgaacttcttcatccagactccatcttttgctgcctctgctgcagcaatgtactctgtctctgtggtcgagttagcagtggtatcttgcttggaactcttccaacacactactccattcaaggtgtacacataccccgaattcgacttgctatcatcgatatcggattgaaaacttgagtctatgttgccttcaaccttgaggttactacctccatatactagtaaaagatccttagtccttctcaaatacttaaggatacactttactgttttccagtACTCCAagactggatccgcttgatacttgctcgtgacactcagagcatgcgttatattaggcctggtacatagcatgacatacatgatagaccctattattgaggcataaggtatcatatccatgttcgcccttttttcaagagtctttggggacatactcctagaaaacgatatcccatgtctcatcgatatgagacatctcttggaatttttaatatcaaaccttttgacaatggtgtctatgtacataGATTGAGACAAgtcaagtatcctcttggatctatctctatagatataAATTTTCAAGATATAAGATAATTCCCCTGAGTCCTTTATAGAGAACTGTCTATATAATTAaatctttactatggataacacttctacatcattctcaatgatcaagaaatcctccacatataacaccaagaagataATAACGCTCTTACTTAGATatattagatatattaaaaaaaatttaatatgagatTAATTTAGTAATTAATGTTAGAATGTTAAAGTTATCGGTATGGGATATAATTCTCAAACATGCATATATATCATCGACAAATATtacttaatataatataatattaaaaacatGTGACGACTGTTCCGGAGATAAGATAGCGAGTGCCCTAACTGTCGCCCTCTCCATTCCCGTCGAAAAGGGGCACATGCGCGCAGGATTATTTTGACTTCTTTAAGGATGAACAAAAGATGGAAAAGTCAATATTTTACTTTTTGATATCCAATTGAAATTTCGGAAATTGATAATACCACAATCCTTTTTGCTCATTTTCTATTCATTTACATAAAGATCTTTATGATGTAAGGAATCTTAGAAACCGCTCCCTTTTGCGCCAATAAATATAATAGGTTTTCGATTTCCAATTCCATGGACAAAATTGTAGACACATCGAAGAACGTCACAAGACATGCACAACGAATGAGATAGTGGTACAGTGGATAAGAATCGATTAACGGATGGCCAGCCTGCGGTGGGATGTACGTAGAACCCTACAGCTCCCCGCAGATCGGATGGCTTGTGGTCATCGTGCTCTTTCCACGTAAACTCACTTTCGGATCAGTGTCTACCGATCCATAATTAAGATATTGtcgttgagctttggtctatataTATAAGAGATTGCAGAAGCTATTGCatcgacacagagagagagagagagagagagagaagatggagGGACAGGGAGAGAGAGGTGTGTCGGCAAGAGGAGCGAAAACGTATGCCTTTGCCTGTGCTATCATCGCTTCCATCATCTCCATCTTGATGGGCTACGGTGATCTgttctctcctcctccctccatcTCGTTCCTTTTTAATTGGTTGCGTGCATGCAATGCGCGCGTGTTGAATGATGATCGATGGATGCGCAGATACCGGAGTGATGAGCGGCGCCATGCTGTTCATGAAGGAGGATCTCAACATACAGGATGAGCAGGTGGAGGTGCTTGCGGGGATCATGAACATATGCGCGTTGGTCGGATCCTTGACCGCCGGGAGGCTGTCCGACTGGATCGGCCGGCGCTACACCATCGTCGTTGCCTCCATTATCTTCTTTGTAGGGGCGGTCTTGATGGGCTTGGGCCTCAACTACGGCATGCTCTTCTCCGGGAGGTGCATCGCGGGCGTCGGGGTCGGCTACGCCTTGATGGTCGCTCCTGTGTACTCGGCGGAGATCTCTTCCCCGTCCTCCCGAGGCTTCCTCACCTCCCTCCCAGAGATCTGCATCAGCGCCGGCATTCTGCTCGGGTACGTCTCCAACTACTTCCTGCGGCACCTCCCGCTCAAGTACGGCTGGCGTTTGATGCTCGGCGTCGCCGCGGTGCCTTCGGTCATGCTGGCCGTGGGGATTCTGGCCATGCCGGAGTCCCCGAGGTGGCTGGTCATGCAAGGCCGGCTCAGGGAAGCCCGGGAGGTGCTGCTGCGGGTGTCGAACACGAAAGAGGAGGCAGAGCTGAGGCTACGGGAGATAAAGGCGGCCGCGGGGGTCGACGAGAGCTGCACCGACGACGTCGTCGAGCCGGTCGCCACGCACCGCGGGGACGGCGTCTGGAAGGAGCTGCTGCTCCGGCCCACCCCTGCGGTGAGGCGCATCCTCATCGCCGCCCTCGGCATCCATTTCTTCGAGCACGCCACCGGGATCGAAGCCGTGGTGCTCTACACCCCGAGGATCTTCAAGAAGGCGGGGATCAGCAGCAGGAGCAAGCTCCTGTTCGTCACCATGGGCATGGGGGTCACCAAGACGGCCTTCATCCTGGTGGCCACCTTCCTGCTGGACAAGGTGGGCAGGAGACCCCTGTTGCTGACGAGCGTGGCCGGGATGATCCTGTCCCTCTCGAGCTTGGGGATCGGGCTCACCATGGCGGATCACAGCCAGCAAACGCTGCCATGGGCGCTCGGCCTCTGCATTGCCTCCCTGCTCTTGTTCGTGGCCTTCTTCTCCGTCGGCCTGGCGCCCGTCACCTGGGTCTACAGCTCGGAGATATTTCCCCTGAGGTTGAGGGCACAGGGAGCCAGCATGGGGGTGGCTGTGAACAGGCTGATGAATGGAACGGTGTCCATGACCTTCATCTCTCTCTACAAGGCCATCACCATCGGTGGTGCCTTCTTCCTCTTCGCAGGCATTGCGGTCTTGGCctggatcttcttcttcttctgctgcccCGAGACGAAGGGGGTGTCCCTGGAGAGGATCGAGGAGGTCTTCAGCAAGGGATGCGATGGAAGCTCAGTGGCCGAGGACGAGGGAGTTGCCATGGCGAATGTAGCTTCTCCAAATGGTCACCTAAAATCATCCGAGTCGTGATACCATACTATTCTGCTTCCCCAAGATGATATATATAGAAATGAATAGAAAATGACAAAGCCGATGCTTCATTCAGCACATCAGTTTTAGTGACTTAAATAGCATTACACATTGGTGCATTAGATAGATACACAATTAACTATATTTTATGCTCAATATAAAAGTATTCTATATAGGTCACATCAAAGTTCAACCTCAACTAAATAAATATCGGCGGTCGCATTCATGTATTATGAAGTAAATTGAGATACCGAAAGGTCTTCTTCGCAATGGTATTAATGTTTTCTTGAGCATTAATGGTGGCTACAGATCAGACCTACTAATATATAGATTGATCGTTGTTTCACATACGTACTTGGCATCATTGGTTCCATTCTTTATTAGTTCAATGATTTAGATGCTGATAGCATTTCCATCTTCCAATCTATTATTTTCACATTCTGATACATCAAACCATTGTCTTTGTATAGATTATATATACTGCGCCATCACTATAAATAATGTTATTTCTATGACTCCGATCATGTCATTCAGATGGAGATGAGGAGAAAGATAATAACATCCACATAAAATTAAGCTCCTaatatgattataattatgataACACATACGATATTATTAGGTAGGTAGTCAATATGGATTATTTCCTAATGCTATCGAATTAGGTCTTGATCAGACCAAATCATGTTGGTGCACCAAAATTCTACATTTAAACTTttgaataataaataaattaaacttaatattatcttattttagaaagaaatatcatcaaatatgcatgaaaaataaaggaTTAGTTTTGTAAGGTTACCCTGAAAAGATCATATCACAAAtcataaaaatagaaaaaggtTCATGACATTCACAGAGCATAAAGAAAATGATACAAACATGCAATGGAATACAATATGCATATAAAGATAACATGGTTTGACTCTTACGGGATAGGAAGATGCGTATACTACAAGAGGGCTTTCCAAGGTCACCAAAAGCCAGACCAAAAGTTTACTACAAGATGTTTTTGTTTGCATGCTTCTCTTCTTGGTGATCTCATTGACCTAAAAAAGATTCTCCCCTCGCATGCCCCTGAAAGGAACTCTTGTTATTGAGCCACTATGACTTGTGTTGTTTTCTACCCAATCTGATGAGTTTTAGGGTTTGTGATCGCTTTTCGATGCAAAGTTTCCACAACCTTTTTTGGTAGGAAAGCAAAGTTTCCTTTAATATGTCAACTTGATGCCTCaaatatctattttattttttgaacattatttttaaaaattaaaaatatagaaaaaaaattaagaaattgaCTATTGAAAGTGATTGTTATATGACGGTGTCAATTTTAAATTCCGTATGATAACATAAATGCACTTAACTTCAAAGTGATATAATTAGCCATGGGATATTTTCAAGTAAATTATGGTTGAGAAtagatgtaatttttattatttgacatatttaattaattaattatttattttactaaAACTTATTTTAAAAATCGATTAGGAGTTTGagttaacaatatatatatatatatatatatatatatatatatatataatgtgaaaatttgattttttgagCTCGAGTTGATTTGGATCCAATTGGGGTCCTTCCTTCAAGTCAATCTTGAGTCAAATCTTTCCAACAGCAAATGAATTTGTGTCGATGCCTATGAGATTGCATCAGGGCATTTCGTACAATACCAATTTGATGCTCGAGTTAATAAGTGGTTAAGATGATTCGACTAGTGTTTGAGATAAAGAGTTATGCGCTGAGAACATACTCAATGAGCTATTTTGTAATGGACTTTATTAGTCATTATTTTCGTAGTAAGTGCTAGCACCTCTATCAGATATATCTGCAATCATGACTTGTCAAACCTGTGATGTGATAATGTCTATCCCGTTACATCACATGATGCTGGTTGGGTGTCAGTCATCTGACACTGAAGTGTCGATCGCATTGTTATACCtcgaataataatattattattatttttatttgtaaaattGAACAAAATGATGAAATTTGTCATTGATGTTTTGATAAGCCAATATGGTCCGGAACCATATGCACAGTGTTATCCAAGGTGGAAACATCAAGCTCACGAGGTGTCACTTACACGAAGATCGAGATCAAAAGAGGTTTCTCTCTCCGATGTCTAAGTTAGTAATCTAAAATATATAAGTATGGATGCAAGTGGTCAAAAAGGTGATCTCCTTTTTATTACATTGCAGATAAACTTTTCATTACGTGGAATAGTTCATGAAATATTCTTTAGTGAGACAGTCTCTAATTGCTTCCAACAATCTCTCTTTATCCTATTATCTATGTAGGTGACAAGGGAGGAACAGCCCATGATTTTTTGTCTTGGATATTTATTCACGTGGGTGGATGAGTATAGGGTAGCCTCTATTTTCTCCTTTAACCTGGACACTATATGACGGTCACGTGTTGGATGACGATTGAATGATGGTATACTCTCTATCCGATTGAAATTATTGGTTATCATTTTTTTTAGATATATGATTttagtaaaaaagaaagaaatctcaAAGTGCTACTAATAAtaattcaaaacaaaatttaggagcttcaaaatcttctctttgtCCCTAATCCATAACTCATAACGATCGTATGAAAGATATAAAGAGAGGATAAGACAAGTCTAAATTTCTTGTAGATCAGTATCTTTATAGCTTTCGGATCTGACAACAGTACATTTATAGATAGATAAAGGCCTTTAGAATAGCATCAAAAGGTATATATCAT encodes:
- the LOC135628320 gene encoding probable polyol transporter 6, producing the protein MEGQGERGVSARGAKTYAFACAIIASIISILMGYDTGVMSGAMLFMKEDLNIQDEQVEVLAGIMNICALVGSLTAGRLSDWIGRRYTIVVASIIFFVGAVLMGLGLNYGMLFSGRCIAGVGVGYALMVAPVYSAEISSPSSRGFLTSLPEICISAGILLGYVSNYFLRHLPLKYGWRLMLGVAAVPSVMLAVGILAMPESPRWLVMQGRLREAREVLLRVSNTKEEAELRLREIKAAAGVDESCTDDVVEPVATHRGDGVWKELLLRPTPAVRRILIAALGIHFFEHATGIEAVVLYTPRIFKKAGISSRSKLLFVTMGMGVTKTAFILVATFLLDKVGRRPLLLTSVAGMILSLSSLGIGLTMADHSQQTLPWALGLCIASLLLFVAFFSVGLAPVTWVYSSEIFPLRLRAQGASMGVAVNRLMNGTVSMTFISLYKAITIGGAFFLFAGIAVLAWIFFFFCCPETKGVSLERIEEVFSKGCDGSSVAEDEGVAMANVASPNGHLKSSES